The DNA region TACGTTGCGGCACTCCGATCTTGATTCCCTTGATCCATCAGTCGATTATTACTACCGGGTGCGAGCATATAAGGGGCATTCCGCCACATGCGGTGACTGGGATGGTCTTTACACCAATATAACTAATGAGGCCACCAATCCAGCTAAACCCACGGCTTTCCTTGCGTCACCTGAGGGGTCAATGAAAATCAAACTGACATGGACCGATAACGCTGTTGATGAAACAAGCTATAAGATCGAGAAGAAGATGTGGAATAACGTTTGGGTTGAGATTGATTCTATCGCACAAAATAGCGAATTGTATAGAGACACGCTCGGGCTTAATCCTGACTCGAGCTATACATACAGGATCAGAGCATACCGTTCCGGAGACAACAGCTATTCACCGTACAGTGATGAAGCTACAACCACCACGAATATTTACGGTGGTCAATGGGTTGATGATACAACCTGTCTGCCCATTGAATAACCAGCCATGAGGATTATGAAATCTTAACAGAGCTGTTAATTACATATTGATAAAAGAAGGCGGGCCGTGAATCTCACATGGTCGGCCTTCTTTTTTTTGT from Pseudomonadota bacterium includes:
- a CDS encoding fibronectin type III domain-containing protein; the encoded protein is TLRHSDLDSLDPSVDYYYRVRAYKGHSATCGDWDGLYTNITNEATNPAKPTAFLASPEGSMKIKLTWTDNAVDETSYKIEKKMWNNVWVEIDSIAQNSELYRDTLGLNPDSSYTYRIRAYRSGDNSYSPYSDEATTTTNIYGGQWVDDTTCLPIE